GCGACAAACGGTCAAGAATTTGAGTCAAAGAAGTCTGATCTGTTACTGGAGCATTAAAGAGTCGGACAGTGGAAGGCTTTGCAGAAAGCTTCACGGACGCAACTATGACTATGATTACTATTACGATTATGCCAACTAATATGACTTTTTGAATCGGCTTCCATTTGGACCACATATTTTTGAGTCCATCTGTTACCTTTTTAAGCCATTCGTTCATCTGTCCCCTCCCGTGAACGAATTTTAAAGAAATTTATACTAAATTTAATTAAGTATAACATAGGAAGAGAAATTTGACAATAAAAATGTTAACTAACGTTAATTATTTTGAAAAACTATCGGGTAGTAGTAATCTCGTTCCATCCGGTAACCAGACGGTCAATTACAGTCTGCGCAAGGTTCAGGCTCTGGCGGGCTTTTGCCATTGCAATTGTTACATCATGAATATCAACATCATCAGGATCTGTAATGAGCTTTTCCTGAACTGCAGTAACATCCAGCTGCTGGCTGTTTACAGTGCTCAAGGCATCAAGAAGATATGACTGGAAAGATTTTGACTCACCTGCACGTTGAATCGAAGCAGCTTCTGTTCTGTTTAGTTTTTCGATTGGCGACATGCCGGGAATATTTGCAGTAAGAGGCTGAATCTTTCCCTGTCCAAAATGAGCTTTATCTGTGCGCACCATCTGAAGGGTGCCGAAATCTTGAATCTTCATGTTTCCCTACCCGTTTATAATTCTACACCCGTTATCGTCCGATTTCAAGTGCTGCAGAGAACATATCCTTTGCACCGTCAACAACTGTTGCATTTGCTTCGTAAGCACGTGAGGCAGAAATCAAATCTACCATTTCGTTTACGATATTTACGTTAGGATATTCAACATAACCTTTATGAGGGCCACTCTGATATGCATCAGGATGGGTTGGATCATAAACAAGACGTCCCTCAGAAGTATCTTTTGTAATCTCCAAAACCTTTACACCTTTTCCAGGACCATTGTCGAGGCTTGAAGGAGTAAATGGTGTTCTCCACTGTGGATTTGCATCTGCAACAGGACGCATTACAACGGTAGATTTTTTGAAAGGACCGCCGTCCTGTGTACGTGTAGTCGAAGCGTTTGCAATATTATCAGAAATTACATCTGTTCTGAGTCTTTCAGCAGCCATTCCGGTTGCGGCTATGTTAATACTAGTAAAAAGTCCCATATTTTAGCTCTCCTATTTCTTCATTGCGGTCGATACCTGATCAAACTCAAAGCTTGTGAGCTGGGTGAGCATGCGGTACTGCATCTGAATCTGGAGGATATTGTTTGCTTCAGTTTCTGCATCTACGTTGTTACCGTTTGCCTTTGCTGTAGTTGTGTAATCGAGAACACGACGAGGCTGAACATCACGGTAATCGTATGGAACATTTACCTGAATATGGCGGGAATCTGTTGTTGTAAGATGAAAAGCATTCTTAGCTTCTTTTTCAGAATCAAGAGCACGCTTAAGTTCACTTTCAAAGTTTACTGTTGAACGCTTAAAATTAGGAACCTCACTGTTTGCAAGGTTATTTGCTGTAACCTGATAGCGCAATGAAGTTACGTCCATTTCACGCTGAAGCAGGTCAATTGAACGGGTGAAACTGTTCATAAACTATTTTTTCCTCCTCTGATTTTTGTTTACATCTAGTTGATTTTCGGAATCTGGAGGAAAAGGTTTAGGAATTTTTATCAGAAAGATTTACAGTGGTCTATCTGTACGGAATTCATGCTTAATAATGCGCCATGCAAAGAAATCAAGCAGAATAACATAAATATAGAAGACATACTGATATCCAAGCGCTGCTACCTGTTCAGAAAGGAGGAAATCATAAGCTCCATGAATCAGCATAGGAATACCCAATGCAAGAAGTTTACAGAACTTCATTCTGCCTGTTTTACCATCCAGCCAGAAAGTTTTTGCACGGCTGAGCCAGTAGCCCATGAAAACGCCGAAGGTTGCATGTCCCGGAATAGCAAAGATAGCACGTCCAATAGAAACGCCTGTTCCATAAGAAACTACATACAAAATGTTTTCCAGCGCTGCAAATCCTAAAGAGGCAGAAACTGCGTAAACAATTCCATCATATCTGTAATCAAAATTCCTGTTTTTCCAGACAATCAGCATAAGAACAAGCCATTTAGAAAATTCTTCTACCAGAGCAACACCAACTGTATTTTCCATCCATACAAACAGAATTGTTGCAGGATCATAATACATACTGATCATTGAAATAAGAAAACGTTCTGCAGCAGCACAAGGAATAGAAAAAATTGCCCCGTAAATAACAACCTTCAGAACAAAGTTTAATGGCTCACGCTCGTTTTTATCGAGTAAATATACATATCTTAGAATCAGAAAAACCGGAAGCAAGGCCGGAATCAGAATAAAATATAAAATGAATTTCATGATTTTATTGTACAACGAAGATTTAGCGAGGTCAATTTATCAGGCCACAGGTGGGAATTTTATGAGCCGGCGGCGGACAATTATATAGATTTATACAATTTAATCAGAGATGATTTATTTTTGATTTTGCGAAAAACGGGGTAAAATGATTGTACAAAATATAAATCACCGTAAACGCGGACTTTTAAGGAGATTTTTGATGGATAATTTTACATTTTATAGCCCAACTAAGTTTGTTTTTGGAAAAGATACTGAACAGCAGGCAGGTGCACTTGTAAAGGAATTTGGTGGAAGCAAGGTTTTGCTTCATTTTGGCGGTAAATCTGCAGAAAAATCAGGTCTTCTTGGAAGAGTTCGAGAATCTCTGAAAGGAGCCGGTGTTGATTTTGTAGAACTCGGTGGAGTTCATCCTAATCCTCTTGATGATTTAGTTTATGAAGGAATAGATTTGTGCCGTAAGAACGGCGTGGACTTTATTCTTGCTGTTGGCGGAGGTTCTGTAATTGACAGTGCTAAAGCTATTGCAATGGGCGTTTGCTATGATGGCGATTTCTGGGATTTTTATTCATATACAGCACAGCCAAAAAAGGCACTTCCAGTTGGAACTGTTCTCACAATTGCAGCTGCCGGAAGTGAAGGTTCCGGTGACTCTGTAATCACTAAAAAAGATGGAATGATAAAACGCGGAACAGGCGGTGAATGTATCCGTCCTAAGTTCTCTATTTTGAATCCTGCATTGACACAGACTCTGCCTGCATACCAGACAGCGTGTGGTGCAACAGATATTATGGCTCACGTTTGCGAGCGTTACTTTACAAACACAAAGGATGTAGAAACTACAGACCGTTTGTGTGAAGCAGTTCTGATGGCTATGATCCACGAAACTCCTAAAGTAATCGCTGACGCAAATGATTATGAAGCCCGCGCTAACATCATGTGGGCCGGAATGGTTGCTCATAACAATATCGTTGGTGTTGGCCGTGACCAGGACTGGAACAGCCACGGAATTGAACATGAACTTTCAGGCCTTTATGACTGTGCTCACGGTGCAGGACTTGCAGTTATCATGCCTTCATGGATGGAATTTGTTTATAAGCATGATGTAATGCGTTTTGCTCAGTGGGCTACACGTGTTTGGGGCTGCAAGATGGATTTTGCTGATCCGGAAGCTACAGCACGCGAAGGTATCAAGCGTTTCCGCGAGTTCCTTCACAGCATCGGTATGCCTATCAATTTTACTGAGCTTGGTGCCAAGGAAGAAGATATCCCTACTCTCGTAAAGAAATTCGGTCTGCCGGAAGGCGGAAGAACCGGCGGATTCGTAAAGCTGAGTTCTGAAGATATTGCTGAAATCTACAAGATTGCGGCTAAAGCTACATTATAAAGGATTTCTCACAGAGGGCACAGAGGCCACAGAGGGATATAATAAAAAAAATATAACTCTGTGTACTCTTTAGCTCTGTGAGGATTTTTTTTCAGGAGGATTCATGAAAGTTCTATTCATAGGCGGAACCGGTACAATCAGCATGGCAATTTCTAAATTGATATTGGAAAAAGGCTGGGAGCTGTATCTTATAAACAGAGGAAACCGTAATAACGATGAGCGTCTTAAAGGTGCGCATTTTATTACAGTTGATATAAATGATGAGAAAGCAGCGGCAGAAAAGCTTGCAGGCATGCAGTTTGATGTAGCATGTGATTTTATTGGCTTTGTACCTTCACAGCTGGAACGCAACTATCGCCTGCTTAAGGGCAAGGTACGTCAGTTTTTGTACATCAGTTCTGCTTCTGCTTATCAAAAGCCTTGTGGAAACTATGTAATCAGCGAAAAAACTCCGCTTGCAAATCCTTACTGGGAATATTCACGCAATAAGATTGCCTGCGAAGACTATCTGATGAAACTTTACAGAGATGAACAGTTCCCTGTAACAATTATAAGACCGAGCCATACTTATGATGAACGTTCGGTGCCACTTGGAGTTCACGGCGACAAGGGCAGCTGGCAGGTTGTAAAGAGAATCAAAGAAGGAAAGCCTGTGATTATTCATGGAGATGGAACTTCGCTCTGGACAATCACACATAATTCTGATTTTGCAAAGGGCTTTGTCGGATTGATGGGAAACATTCACGCAATTGGTGAAGCATTTCAGATTATGAGCGACGAAAGCGTTACCTGGAATCAGATTTACAAGTGCATTGCAGCATCGCTTGGCGTTGAGCTTAAGCCGATTTATGTTTCATCAAGCTATCTTGCAGCACATTCTGATTACGACTTTACAGGAAGTCTGATTGGAGACAAGGCAAACTCTGTTGTTTTTGACTGCAGTAAACTGAAGACACTTGTACCGGACTTTGTTGCAACCAAACGCGCAGATCAGGGAATCAGAGAAACTGTTGAATATGTTCTTGCACACCCTGAATGCCAGATAGAAGACCCGGACTTTGATAAATGGTGCGATGAAATAATCGCAAAAATGAACTAAACATACAGGAGCTGACAATGGTTGACGTAAAAGGAAAATGGGCGCTGGTTACCGGCGCAAACCGAGGAATCGGATATAGAATCGCAAAGTTTATGGCCAGCAAAGGCTGTAATCTGATTTTACACAGCCGCTCACTCGAGCATACTAAGGCCGTACTTGAAGAAGTCCGAGCAATGGGCGTAGAAGCTTACGATATTGCTGCAGAACTCAGCGATCTTTCTCAGGTAGAAGCAATGATGAACGAAATTGAAAAACGCGGAAAGCCGGTTGATATTCTTTTCAACGACGCCGCAGTTCAGATTGCTTACCGCACAGACTACTGGAAAACACCGGTTGAAGATTATTCAAAGAGCTTTGTAATCAACACAATTGCTCCGATGATGCTCTGCTACCGCTTTATTCCAAAGATGATTGAACGCGGCTGGGGCCGTGTAATCAACACAACAAGCGGAATCCGCAACGAACCGGAACAGGCCGGCTACAGCGCAAGTAAAGCAGCCCTCGATAAAGTAACATCTGATATCGGTGGTAAACTCGACGGCACAGATGTCTGCATCAACCTCGCAGACCCGGGCTGGTGTCGCACAGACCTCGGTGGTCCGAACGCTCCAAATGATCCTGACAGCGTAATTCCTGGAATTGTTGTCGGAGCTTTCATTGATGACAAGAAGAGCGGCCGCTGGCTTGGTGCACAAGACTTTGCAGGCCTCACACTTGAAGAAGCAGTAAAAAAAGCTGCAGATTATCCGCAGCTTTTTAAGTAGCAATACACTATATTGAAAAAGTCCTCCTCTCCTTCTGATTCAGCTCGCCTAGGCTGAATCAGTTTCTTTTATGGAGGATTTATCAACTTCTAAAGAATATATCTAGACAAATCCTGATTCTGGCTAATGCCTTCAAGTTTTTCGTCTACATATGCGGCATCAATCTTGATAGTTTCGCCGGCATGTTCATCAGCTTCGAAGTTGATGTCTGCAAGAACCTTTTCCATGATTGTGTGAAGGCGGCGGGCACCAATATTTTCGGCACTTGAATTAACCTCTTCTGCAACCACACTCATGCGGTCCAAAGCATCTTCTGTGATATCGAGTTTAACACCTTCTGTTTCGAGCAGTGATGTGTACTGCATAATCAGGCTGTTCTTTGGTTCGCTGAGGATGCGCTTGAAATCATCTTTGTGGAGAGAATCAAGTTCAACACGCAGCGGGAAGCGTCCCTGAAGTTCCGGAATCAAATCACTTGGAGCAGCAACGCTGAAAGCACCGGCTGCAATAAAGAGAATGTGTGTTGTATCGATTACACCGAACTTTGTATTTACATTGCTTCCTTCAACGATTGGAAGGATATCGCGCTGAACACCTTCGCGGCTTACGTCCTGTCCATGGCTTTCGCCGTGAACGGCAATCTTATCAATTTCATCAATAAATATAATTCCGCTCTGCTCTACACGCTTCTTTGCTTCATCAGCAACTTTATCGTGATCAACCATTCCGTCGAGAACTTCTTCTGTAAGAATCTTACGTGCTTCTTTTACAGTAAGGGTACGCTTTTTACTACGACCCTGACCGTTCATCATATTTAGGATTCCCTGCATGCTGTTCTGAAGGTCGTCGATACTGCCACCGGCAATAATTTCCATATTAGGCATTCCCTGTGGACGGTGAACAACCATGTCTACTTCGCGGTCTTCAAGTTTACCTTCGCGGAGCATCTGGCGGAATTTTTCACGAGTATGATTTTCTGCAGCCTTTTCAGCAGACTCTTCATCAGCTTTCTGCTGTTCTGCAGCTGCCTGATTAGCCTGATTCAAAGCATCCTGCATATCAGCGGCAACCTTGTTTAAGTCAATTGTAATTTCATTTGCACTTGGCTGGCTCAAAAAACCGAGAGGCTTAATTTCAGTTTTCTTGTCTTTTTCGCCATCAGATTTCTTTTTATCGTCTTTTCCAGTTCCAGGTAAAAGCAAATCAAGAAGGCGCTCTTCAACAACGCTTACTGATTTTTCGCGAAGCTGATCTTCCATCTCGGCTTTAACGTCATTGTAGCCTACAGCCATAAGGTCGCGGATCATGCTTTCTACATCGCGGCCAACATAACCAACCTCGGTGTACTTAGTAGCTTCAACCTTTAAGAAAGGTGCACCGCAGAGCTTTGCAAGACGGCGGGCAATTTCTGTTTTACCACAACCGGTTGGTCCAATCATCAAAATATTTTTTGGAGCAACTTCATCACGGATTTCTTCCGGAAGCTTAAGGCGGCGGAAGCGGTTACGGAGCGCAACGGCTACGGCACGTTTTGCCTTTTCCTGTCCGATAATATATCCGTCAAGTTTTTCTACAATCTGTTTTGGTGTAAGTTCTGTTTTATTTTCGTTATTTTCCATAAAAAGTATTCCCAGTTCTTAATACGTCATTGCGAGACCGAAGGTCGAAGCAATCCATATTAATAGATTGCTTCGTCGCTATGCTCCTCGCAATGACGGTTTACTCAAGAGTCTCTATTGTCAGATTCTGATTTGTATAAATACAGATGCTGCCGGCGATATTAAGAGAACGCTCCGCAATCTCCTTAGCGCTCAAATCTGAAGAATCAAGATAAGCGAGAGCCGCAGAATATGCGTAATTTCCGCCCGAACCGATTGCAATTGCATCCTTTTCAGGCTCAATAACGTTACCGTCGCCGCTGATCAAAAGAATCTGTTTTTTATCTGCAACAAGGAGCATTGCCTCTAGCTTCTGAAGAGTGCGGTCTGTACGCCAGGCCTTTGCAAGCTCAACAGCTGAACGCATAATATCTCCGTTATATTCTTTCACCTTGGCTTCAAAGCGGTCAAGCAGAGTAAAAGCATCTGCAACACTACCCGCAAATCCGGTGAGAATCTTTCCATCATAAATCTTTCGAACTTTGCGAGAATTTCCCTTACAAACAGTCTCGCCCAAAGTACACTGGCCATCACCAGCCATAGCAACCTGTCCATTTCTGCGTACTGCAAGAATTGTGGTGCTTCTGATTTTTGTTTTATTTCCCATGAGTTAAAATATAATGATTTACGGAACTTTCGGCAAATAAAAAAGGTGTTTATCGTAAAAGTGATTAAGAATGCGGATGGGCTTTATTGTAGATATCGATGAGTTTTTCGGTAGTAATATGAGTATATCGCTGTGTTGTACTGATAGAACTGTGCCCCAGCATTTCCTGAACAATACGGACATCAGCACCATTTCCAAGCATATTTGTAGCAAAAGTGTGACGGAAAGCATGAGGATTTACATGGCGGTTTGTTCCCTCAACTCCTGAGTATCGGTTAAGAATATATCGGAGACCACCAGTTGTAAGAGGATGCCCTTTAAGATTTATAAAAAGTTCAGCGGGAATCTTTTCAATTTTCAGGTCAATCAGGAGTTTTTTGCGGTCTTTCAGATATTCAGCAAGAGCTTTACGCGATTCCTCAGCAAAATAAACCTTACGCTGTTTATTGCCCTTTCCCGTAACAATAGCTGAACGCCCACCATCCATAAAATCAGAAAGTTTAAGACTAACTATTTCGCTCACACGACAGCCCGAAGAATAAAGCATCAGAAAAAGCGCATGGTCACGGCTTTTCCACAAAAGTTCTTCTTTTACAGGCGCATTACAAATCTCCCCTACTTCAGCCGATGTCATAAAGTTTGGCATACGTTTAGGCAGCTTTACAGTCTTCATTTCCAGCGAAGGATTTTTTTCAACATAACCAAGTTTTTTCGCATAGGCAAACAAAGTACGCACAGCGGCAATAAACCTGTTTACAGTAGCCGCCGATTTATTCTCCGCAGAAAGCCGCCCGATACAAAGCATCAGATTTTCACGAGTGATAGATTTTACATCAAGGTCTGGTGTCAAAAACTCCTGCAGCTGTTTGAGGTCGTTTCCGTACCCTATAACAGTATTATTGGAAAGCCCCCTCACTGCAGAAAGATATAAGAGAAATTCATCTGTAAGCTCGCGTAAAGTCATACTTTGATTATCGGTATGAATTTACGCTTTCGCTACATCTGAACATGCAATTACGTTGATTCCAGTACCCAGCAGATCGTACAGCAGAATGTCACCGCGTTTTACCGGAGCTTTACAGCTGGCACGGCGCACTACTTCCATGCACTGGAGAAGCATATTCTTTGGAACTTCACCTGCAGTTTTTACAGGGACTACCGGCAAAACTCCACCGTTCACTTTGATTGTTGAAGTTAGTGTACGTGTTGGGTTCTGGAGTTCTTTGGCAGCATACTGCTCGCCGCGTTTACAGCCATTGTCTTTTACGCTGAGAACTTTTTTGTTGCCGTCGGCATCGGTTTCAACTTCAACTTCCATTGAACAGCCCATCGGACAGATGATACATGTAAGCGGGATTTTTTCGATTGTATTTTCCATTATTCTGCTACCTCCCCTGAAAGTTGAACTGAAACTGTAATGTCATCGCCGGCTTCTGCAAGCTGGGCCGGAGTAAGTTCTGTTACCTGCATTTCTCCAGGGCGCACAACCTTCTTTCTCACAGATTTCAATATCTTATTATTACTTGAAACTTCGATATAAACATCTTTATAAACATCTGTTGCACGGAACATAATTGAAACATTTCCGTCCTGTACAGCTGATTCAATATACTGAGGCACGGTGTAGCGCACACGGTTTCCAGGGCGCAGGGTGATTTTCTTTCCATCCTGAACAATTTTTCCCTGAACAAACTTTGCTGCATTTTCGCCTGCCCTTAAGCTTTCAGCAGTTACAAAGTCTACGAGGTCATGAACATGAACTGTGTTTCCGCAGGCAAAAATACCTTCTGAAGAAGTCTGCATATGCTCGTTTACAACAGGACCGCTGGTTGCAGAGTCAATTGCAATTCCACAACCTGAAGCGATTTCGTTTTCAGGAATAAGGCCTACAGAAAGCAAAACTGTATCGCACTCAATAAACTCTTCAGTTCCAGGAACAGGCTTACGGTTAGAATCAACTGCCGCTACAGTAACTCCTTCAACACGTTCCTTTCCGTGAATCTGAACAATCGTATGACTGAACTTCAGCGGAATATTAAAGTTCTCAACACACTGAACAATGTTACGACGCAAACCGGAACTGAAAGGCATTACCTCACAGACCAGTTTTACTTCAGCACCTTCCAGAGTAAGACGGCGTGCCATAATCAAACCGATATCTCCGGAACCAAGAATTACAACCTTACGTCCAGGCATATATCCGTCAATATTTACAAAGCGCTGAGCCGCACCTGCAGTAAAGATACCGGCAGGTCTTGTACCCGGAATAATCAGCGCACCGCGGGTTCTTTCACGACAACCGGTCGCAAGAACGACAGCCTTTGCCTTAATGTGCATAAGACCATCTACAGTGTTGATTGCAGTAACAAGGCGATAACCTTCATTCTGCGCAACCTCGAGTACCATAGTATCAGTTTTATATTCAATACCAAGCTTTTCAACTTCATCAGAAAAGCGTGCAGCATATTCCGGACCGGTAAGCTCTTCACCAAAATAATGAAGACCAAATCCGTTATGAATACACTGAAGCAGAATTCCTCCGATTCTTGTATCGCGCTCTAAAATCAAAATGCTGTCTGTACCAGCTTTCTTTGCAGCAATTGCCGCCGCCATTCCGGCAGGACCGCCGCCAATTACAACTATATCGTATTCCATAACAGCGCCCCCTACCTTGTTTTTCCTGTAAGAATATATGAGCAGCCGCCGTTTTTGCGAACGTCCGTCATCGGAATTCCAAGCTCGCGGCTCAAAATCTCAGTTACACGTGGAGAACAGAAACCGCTCTGGCAGCGTCCCATTCCGGCACGGGTTCGGCGCTTAACACCATCAAGATCCACAGCACCGACAGGAGACTTAATTGCCGCAACAATCTCGCCTTCAGTAATCATTTCGCAGCGGCAGATAATTCTTCCATAAAGCGGATTATTTTCAATCAGCTGAGCACGGCGCTCATCATCAGCATCCTTAAAGGATTCAATTCCTTTTCGCACAGCAACAAAGTCACGGTTAGCTTCAAGCTTTACACCAAGTGATTTTTCAACAAGTTCTCGCACATAGCAACCGATTGCAGGAGCCGCAGAAAGTCCCGGCGAACAGATTCCCGCAACGTTTATAAAGCCATGTACCCCACTATCCTCTTCAATAATAAAATCATTTACCGGAGTACCATCCTCATTGTAAGCAAGGGCACGAACACCAGCAAAAGAGTTTATGATATTTCTGCGGGGAATATCCGGAATAGTTTTTCCAGATTTTCTGAAAACTTCATCCTGACCGGCTGCAGTTGTCTCAGTTGCAGTTTTATCGTTTCCATCGGCAGCAGTCGGCCCAGATAAAATATTTCCGTCTACAGTTGGAGTAACCAGAACACCCTTACCCATCTTGTCAGGAGTCTGGAACAAAGTATGACTTGCAAGATATGCACATTTGTTATCAAGCAGATAGTATTCACCACGGCGAGGCACAATTTTAAACTTGCGGGCCCCTGCCATTTCAGAAACAACATCTGCATACAAGCCGGCAGCATTTACTACGCATTTTGCAGAGATGTCGCACTTTCCTGTTCTGATAACAAACAGCCCTGTGCCGTCCGATTCAGAAGCTTTTTCAATTCCATGAACCTCAGTTTCAAGGAAAAGCTTTACTCCATTCATAACAGCATTTTCTGCAAAAGCCCAGGTTGCCATATAAGGACTTACAATTCCTGCAGACTCTGCAAGCAGAGCGCCACAGGCTTCTTCACTTACATTTGGCTCAAGCTTATGAAGCTCCTCACCATCAATAATGCGAAGGCCCGGAACACCATTTGCCACACCACGTTCATACAGCTTTTTGATGTGGTCCATATCTTCATCACAAAAGCCGATAACAAGCGAACCGTTATTCTTATAATCAAAATGAAGAGACTGAGCCAGCTCGGGATACATTGCAGTTCCTTCTACATTAAGCTTAGCCATCAGAGTGCCGGTTTTAGCATCAAAGCCCGCATGAATAATTCCCGAGTTCGCTTTAGAAGTTCCGCAGGCAACATCATCTGATTTCTCAATCATGCACACGTTCAGCCGGTACTTCGCGAGCTCCCTCGCAATGCAAGCTCCTACAACGCCTGCACCAATAATTGCTATATCATAAATCATAAACACCTCAATATGGTAGAGCTAAAAAATGCTTTCGCATTTTTTTTAACGCTCTGCTATTTAACAACGGCCGCCAGCGGCCTTACACATCCTCCCAGTGCTCAGCACGTTCCACGGCCTTTTTCCAGCCTGCATACAATTTCTGTCGCTGGCCGTCATCCATCACAGGCTCGAACACGCGGTCAATTTTGTGATGAGCAAGAATCTCGTCGCGGCTCTCCCAGAATCCTGTTGCAAGACCGGCAAGATACGCAGCACCAAGCGCAGTAGTTTCAACATTAGCAGGACGACAAACCTTAGCATTCAGAATATCAGCCTGGAACTGCATCATTACGTTGCTGACACACGCACCACCGTCTACGTTCAGTGTATTTATAGGAGTACCTGAATCGGCAACCATAGTATCCAGTACGTCGCGCACTTCGTAAGCAATTCCTTCAAGGGCAGCACGGCAGATATGAGCCTTCTTTACACCGCGGGTAAGACCAACAATAGTTCCACGCGCATACATATCCCAGTAAGGAGTACCAAGACCTACAAAGGCAGGTACAAGATAACAGCCGTTTGAATCCGGAACCGACTCTGCCAGGCGGTCAATTTCTGGCGCACTGGAAATCAGTTCAAGTTCATCGCGAAGCCACTTAATAACAGCACCGCCAATGAATACACTTCCCTCAAGCGCATATTCAATCTTGCCGTTCATACCAAGCGCAATCGTAGTCAAAAGCTCCTTAGAGTGAACAGGCTTGTCACCGGTATTCATAAGCATAAAGCAACCTGTACCGTAAGTATTCTTAGCATCACCCTTCTTAAAACAGCCCTGACCAAAAAGAGCTGCCTGCTGATCACCAACAGCCGAAGCCAGAGGAACTTCAAAACCGCAAACTTCAGGATCTGTATTACAATATACACATGAAGAATCACGAACCTCAGGAAGAAGTCCTGCAGGAATTCCAAGCAGGTCCAGAAGCTCCTTATCCCACTCAAGCTTATAGATATTGAAAAGCATCGTACGACAGGCGTTAGTATAGTCAGTCACATGCGCGCGGCCACCGCTCAATTTCCAGATAAGCCAGGTATCAATAGTTCCCGCAAGAAGTTCGCCCTTCTCAGCGCGTTCTCGAACGCCTGGAACATTGTCCAATATCCATTTGATTTTTGTACCGGAAAAATATGCGTCAATGAGAAGTCCGGTCTTCTCACGGATTTTATCCGACCAGCCGTCTGCAATCAGTTTTTCGCAGTAATCGGCCGTACGACGACACTGCCAGACCACAGCGTTGTAAACAGGTTTTCCGGTTTTCTTATCCCAGATTACAACCGTCTCACGTTGGTTGGTAATTCCAATAGCGGCAATTTCGTCATGTCTGATTTCTTTTTCAATTAAAAGACTCTGAAGAACCTTAAGCTGACACTTAAAGATTTCTTCGGCATCATGCTCAACCCAGCCCGGGTGCGGATATATCTGATTAAATTCGCGCTGCTTAGAACCAAGAGGCGAACCGTTCTTATCGTAAACAACAGCACGGCAGGATGTCGTGCCTTCATCAAGAGAAATTACATATTTTTTCTTATTTTCCATGCTTCATATGATAGCATT
The Treponema bryantii DNA segment above includes these coding regions:
- the glpK gene encoding glycerol kinase GlpK, which codes for MENKKKYVISLDEGTTSCRAVVYDKNGSPLGSKQREFNQIYPHPGWVEHDAEEIFKCQLKVLQSLLIEKEIRHDEIAAIGITNQRETVVIWDKKTGKPVYNAVVWQCRRTADYCEKLIADGWSDKIREKTGLLIDAYFSGTKIKWILDNVPGVRERAEKGELLAGTIDTWLIWKLSGGRAHVTDYTNACRTMLFNIYKLEWDKELLDLLGIPAGLLPEVRDSSCVYCNTDPEVCGFEVPLASAVGDQQAALFGQGCFKKGDAKNTYGTGCFMLMNTGDKPVHSKELLTTIALGMNGKIEYALEGSVFIGGAVIKWLRDELELISSAPEIDRLAESVPDSNGCYLVPAFVGLGTPYWDMYARGTIVGLTRGVKKAHICRAALEGIAYEVRDVLDTMVADSGTPINTLNVDGGACVSNVMMQFQADILNAKVCRPANVETTALGAAYLAGLATGFWESRDEILAHHKIDRVFEPVMDDGQRQKLYAGWKKAVERAEHWEDV